In Antechinus flavipes isolate AdamAnt ecotype Samford, QLD, Australia chromosome 3, AdamAnt_v2, whole genome shotgun sequence, a genomic segment contains:
- the PIMREG gene encoding protein PIMREG, giving the protein MTSVWQGVARGRRSHQMLTEEAGSPSPGRRKPQSGSLCARLSRRLPLGVLDANFGDGPSWEPLESSERVWVAAGSARRALGSVAQKIQKSCQGSGRRRDPGRPPAGSPHPSRRRRSARPSVAPSPSSGARRLPATPPSQGSGLRRLSKWITKDPLRPLRRRSQRAAALLSPYASPAPLCPTRGGCQEEEEEEEMESVAAGIEQLKQLSEAFDEAIATDERKQAVAHYHLLMAHNLRAMRQSERRPWASGRRRVRGLAGCATPYGAE; this is encoded by the exons ATGACTTCGGTGTGGCAGGGGGTGGCCAGAGGCCGCAGGAGCCACCAGATGCTGACCGAGGAGGCCGGGAGCCCGAGCCCGGGCCGGAGGAAGCCGCAGTCCGGCTCGCTCTGTGCCCGCCTGAGCCGGCGCCTGCCCCTGGGAGTCCTCGATGCCAACTTTGGGGACGGGCCCTCCTGGGAGCCGCTGGAGAGCTCGGAGCGCGTGTGGGTGGCGGCCGGCTCTGCCCGCAGGGCCCTGGGATCCGTGGCTCAG AAAATCCAGAAGTCCTGCCAGGGCAGCGGCCGGAGGAGAGACCCGGGCCGCCCCCCCGCCGGGAGCCCCCACCCatccaggaggaggaggagcgcCCGGCCGTCGGTGGCTCCCTCGCCGAGCTCCGGGGCCCGGCGCCTCCCCGCCACCCCTCCCTCCCAGGGCTCGGGGCTGAGAAGGCTCTCCAAGTGGATCACCAAGGACCCCCTGCGGCCTCTGCGGAGGCGCTCCCAGCGGGCGGCTGCCCTCCTCAGCCCCTATGCTTCCCCGGCTCCTCTCTGCCCCACCAG AGGCGGATgccaggaggaggaagaggaggaggagatggagtcTGTGGCCGCGGGCATCGAGCAGCTGAAGCAGCTGTCTGAGGCCTTCGACGAGGCCATCGCCACCGACGAGAG GAAGCAAGCAGTAGCTCATTACCACCTGCTCATGGCCCACAACCTGAGGGCCATGCGCCAGTCGGAGCGGCGCCCCTGGGCATCTGGACGGAGGCGTGTCAGGGGACTGGCAGGCTGTGCGACCCCCTACGGCGCAGAGTGA